A segment of the Panicum hallii strain FIL2 chromosome 1, PHallii_v3.1, whole genome shotgun sequence genome:
GCAGGTTTCGGATTTGTTCGGTAAGCTTAACCTGACTGCAAAAGAGAAGAATACTCTAGTTCTGGAGGATGCCGAGGATTCCGATTTAGCTGTGGTAAATCATGTAGTGATTGGAAAGGTGCTTGCACCCAATCCTATGCAATTGCAGACGATTATGTCTGCTATGCGACCTGCTTGGGGCAACCCAAGGGGTTTGGAAGCGAGAATGGTGGGAGATAACCTTTTCATTGCTGAATTTGAATCTGAATTTGACAAGAGCAGAGTTCTTGAGGGTTCTCCATGGTACATTGGCCGGCAAGCTGTAGGTAGACAAACTGTTATTTTGCAGGACTTTAACTCTGATATGCGGCCAACTGATGTTAGCTTTAATGAAATGGCTATTTGGGTGAATATCCTAAATCTTCCCCTTGGGTTAAGGAATGAGAAATGGGGTTTCGAGATAGCAGGCAAGATTGGGAAGGAGGTGTTGAAAGTTGATGTGGATGAACAGAAAAGGGCAGTTGGAAAAGAACTAAGAGCAAGGGTGGTTATTCCTTTAAATGAGCCACTGCCACGGGGAGTATCTGTGTTTTCATCAAGGAGACAAAGAAAAGAATGGTATGATGTGGTGTATGAGAGACTTCCGTATTTCTGCTTCTCCTGTGGTATTATCGGCCATTCAGAAATTGAATGTCCCACACCAGCCATGCGTGATGATAAAGGTTGTTTGCCATGTAGTGAGAAATTACGTGCACCTAAAGATAGAAGATTGAAGTACCAAAGTGAATGGCATGGCCAGGGAGACACCTCACCTAGGAAAAGTAATTCTTCAGGAATGTGGGGAGGTTCTGGTAGGAAAAAGATGATCTCGGAAAAAAGTAATGATCacaacaaggtttgtaataggGAAGACGAGGATCAGGATGGCAATGGAGTGTCTTCACCAGATTAGGACCAAGAATCTGACACAAGCAGGCAGGATCTTGTGGCGTATGATAAAGAAATTATCTCTCTCACGAAAAAACGTAAGTCTGATAAGAGAATGGAAGGACAGGGAAGGAATATCATGGAAGTTGAGAATTTATCTTTGGCCTTGATGCCACACACACAAAGCGGTGGGGACCTTCAAGAAAAGAGGGGTACTAAGGAGGTTATCGATGGCTCAAAGAAGATGAAAAAAGAAAACGCGGGGCTGCCGGAGCAGCTCCGCGCGCAAAAATGAAGCTTATAAGCTGGAACTGCCGTGGGTTGGGGAATGCCTCGGCAGTTCGAGGGCTTCTGGATCTCCAGAAGCGTGAATCCCCAGACATTCTCTTTCTGTCTGAGACAAAAATGGACTGGAGGAGAATAGAAAAGTTTCGCTGGTGGTTACAAATGCCAAATCTAGTGGTGAAGGACTGTATGGGCTGCAGTGGTGGTCTTGCTCTGTTCTGGAGAAGAGATGTAGATTTAACCTTGATGAGTATTTCAAAATATCACATGGATGCTGTGGTGAAGGAGGAGGATGGACATGTATGGCATCTCGCTGGGATTTATGGGGAGCCAAAAGCAGAAGAGAAGGAGAAAACATGGCGATTGATGCGAATATTGAATAATTTGTACAAGAAACCATGGCTGTGTTTTGGAGATTTTAATGAAATTCTTTTTGGGTATGAGAAGGAAGGGGGGCAGCCTAGGGCTGCATCATGCATGGAGCGATTCAGAAGCACTTTGGAGGATTGTGGCCTTGAAGATCTGGGATGTGAGGGCGACATGTTTACTTGGAGGAATAATCATCATAAGGCAGCAGGATATATTAAAGAAAGGCTTGATAGAGCTGTTGCATGTAATGAATGGAGAGGCATCTTTCCTCTTGTGCGTGTTATTAATGGTGATCCACGAAATTCAGATCATAGGCCAATAATCGTTGAATGTGGAGAGAAAGAAAACAGTAATAGCTTTGTCATTCGTGATGTATCTCCCAAGTTTGAGGCAAAATGGCTGGAGGAGGAGGGTTGTTGGGAGAAAGTGCAAAGCGCTTGGACTGAAGCCATGCAGGCTGGGGAGGTTAATATGTTGTTTATACAAAAGAAAATCCTGGGGGAGTTGCAAAATTGGGACAGGAATGTTCTAGGTGAGTTGGGGAGAAGAATTAGTAAAgcaaagaaggagctcgaggcatGTAGAAGAAGGTGTATAAATCAGGAAAATGTGAATCGAGAGCATGTGTTGCGATACAAGTTGGAGAGATTACAAGATCAGCTACATGTTTATTGGAAACAAAGAGCTCATACATTATGGCTGACAAAAGGGGACCGTAATACAAGATTTTTCCATGCAAGTGCTTctgagaggaagaggaggaactTTATCAAGAGCTTAAAGGGAGATGATGGTGACATGGTGACAGGGAGGAGGCTAATACCTTTTATAGCTAACCACTATGAAAATCTCTTCTCTTCCAGTGCAGGTCAGAGAACTGAAGTTCTCTGTTGTGTAGAAAGGAAGGTATCAAGACAAATGAATGAGACCCTCATCAAAACTTTCACGGGAGAAGAAGTGGAGGAAGCCCTAAGGAGTATAAGGGATCTAAAAGCCCCAGGACCAGACGGGATGCCTTCAGTCTTCTACAAAAGGTTCTGGTCATTGGTGGGTGAACAAGTGAAGAAGGAGATCCTAGCTATGCTAAATGGAGGTCCCATGCGGCAGGGCTGGAATGATACAGTCATTGTGCTTATCCCTAAGGTAAAAAATCCTACTCAACTCAAGGATTTACGTCCAATCAGTTTATGCAATGTCCTATAtaaattaatttcaaaatttCTTGCAAATCATTTAAAGAAAATTCTGCCGGATATCATTTCTTATTCACAAAGTGCTTTTGTGCCGGGAAGATTAGTAACTGATAATGTGCTTCTTGCATATGAGATGACCCATTATTTGAGAAACAAAAGGACTGGAAAGGAAGGTTGTGCAGCTATCAAACTTGATATGAGTAAAGCTTATGATAGAGTCGAGTGGAAATTTTTGGAGAAAATGATGAAGAAATTGGGATTTGCGCATAGGTGGATAAAGATGGTTATGAAATGTGTTACCTCTGTGAGATATAGGATCAAAGTTAATGGGGTGTACAGTGAACCTTTTAGACCGCATCGTGGGCTTAGGCAGGGAGATCCTCTATCTCCATATCTTTTCATCCTGTGTGCAGAAGGTCTCTCTAGCCTAATTAAGAgagcagaagaaaaaggaaataTCAAAGGAATTCGTATATGTTGGGGCGCTCCTGCTGTCAGCCATTTATTCTTTGCGGATGATACATTGACGCTGATCAAAGCTTCAGCTTCTCATGCTGAATGCCTACAGCATATATTAAGTTTATATGAGGATGCGTCAGGTCAAATGGTAAATAAAGAAAAAACATCCATTATGTTCAGCCCTAACACATCAAAACATGTGAGGCATCAAGTATTGACAGCGTTGGGTGTTGAGCATACTGCAAAAAATAAAAAGTATCTGGGCCTGCCAATATACATTGGAAAATATAAGCAGCGCATGTTCGAGCACATCAAGCAAAGAATTTGGGCAAGAATTTAAGGTTGGCAAGAGAAACTCCTATCCAGAGCAGGGAAGGAGATTATGATTAAAGCGGTAGCACAAGCTATACCAACGTATGCCATGTCATGTTTTGACCTAACAAAAGGTTTGTGTGAACAGATCTCTTCAATGATAGGGAGATACTGGTGGAATCAACAGGACAAAGAAAATAAGATTCATTGGGTAAGCTGGGAGAAAATTACAAGAACAAAGCGGAATGGTGGTCTCGGCTTCCGAGATTTGCATATTTTTAACATAGCTATGTTAGCCAGGCAAGCATGGCGACTATTGATGGTTCCAAATGCTTTATGCTCTCAAGTCCTTCGGGCTAAATATTTTCCAACAGGAAATTTACTAGAAGCTAGGCCGAGGGGAGGAATGTCCTATACATGGCGAAGTATTCTGAAGGGTCTGCAACTTTTGAAGGATGGTTTGATTTGGAGGGTTGGTAATGGCAAGACAATTAATATTTGGAAGAATCCATGGATTCCCTGAGGGGATACAAGAAGGGTCATCACCCCAAAAGGTGCCTCCATCCTCCAGAAAGTTGAAGAGTTGATTAATCCGGTCACTGAAGATTGGGATGAACAGCTAGTGCGAGATACATTCTATGAAGAAGATGCAAATATCATATTGTCACTACCGATCTCTGTTGAGATAGAAGATTTCTTGGCTTGGCACCCAGATCCTAATGGAAAATTTTCTGTTAAATCTGCGTATGTTCTAGGAACAAAGAGGAGGGATCATCAAAATAGCCGTGACACATCCACCTCATATGCAGAAGGAAGGGATTTTGATTGGAGCAAAATATGGAAATTGAATGTGCAAAACAAAATCAAAATGTTTGTCTGGCGGATGGCTCATAATGCTTTGCAGGTGAAATTAAACAATGCAAGAAGAGGCGTGGATCTTGACACGCGGTGTCCTATGTGCCTAAGGTCTGATGAAGATTCAGGTCATCTATTTTTTAAGTGTAAGGCGGTAAAGTTGTGCTGGCGCTTGCTGAATATGGAGGACATAAGAATCATGCTGAAGGCAGAAAATTCACCCAAGACAGTGTTGGAGAAAATTTGGGGCTTTAACACAGATAACCAATGTAAAATAATTTTATTTATATGGTGTTGGTGGTCTGCACGTAATAAGACAAACTCAGGTGAAAGAAAGAAGTCTGCTCATGAAGTGATTAATGACTTTTATTTCCATTTTCAGGTGTGGAGAGATACAACACACATGAGGAAGGCTTTAACCTCAAATAGCAAGCCAAAATGGAAAGTCCCACCAGAAGATGTTTACAAGATCAATTGTGATGGAGCTTTTATCCCCGGAATAAATAAAGCTGGATGGGGTTTTGTCATTAGAGATCACACTGGCATGGCGATAGCTGCTGGTGCCGGCTCAGCTAATTTCCTAATGAGTGCTCAGCATGCTGAGGCAGTTGCTTGTTTGAAAGGTATGGAGTGTGCTGCTGGTTTAAGAATGAGGCGTATTATTTTGGAGACTGATGCAGCTTTTGTGGCCAAGGCTTTATCTGCTCCAGGGGTGGACAGATCTATCTTAGGCACAATATTAGGTGATATCAAGGCTTTAATGTATGAGGAATTCTCTGAATGTATTATATCTCATGTATCCCGAGATTGTAATACAGTGGCTGATACTCTGGCGGCTATGGGCTTAAACTGTACGAATGGTCCTTTGCTGTGGCAAGGCTGTATACCAGACTTTGTAACTTTGTTccattttcaaaaaaaaaaaaccagTTGTACTACCACTAACAGGTGCCATTGCTATAAGGCTGGTGCCAATGGGGGGCGGTACCGCCCCCGGTTGGCCCGGCCCAGGCGAGAGCGAGGCGAGAGGCGGGCGAGTGGGAGAGAGAAGGCGTGAGCAGTCACGCCGTGCGGGAGCGGGCGCTATCGCCCCGCTCTCACCCGCGTTggcaggcgcgcgggggcggtaGGCGTGCGGTAGCGAGGCGGTGCGCTGGCGTCGGCGTGCGCGGGCGAGAGGACGTGACGTGGCGCGTTTTGATTGGTCCACGCGGACTATCCGTTGAACTAGCCGTTATTTGaccgtttgaactccaaaaaattcaaaaaaaaattgcaaaaaatttcaaatttcATCTCCAACCCCAATAAATACCCCACCCGGTTTTCACTCCTTCCACattccatttgagcttatttctCTCCTCTATAATCCGAAATCTCTTCCACCATGACTGGTTGGTCTCCAGATTTCCATACCTTCACCGATCTCTTGCAGTCCAACGGGTCACAAGCATCTCCCCGAGATGACCCTTCTCCGATGCATCGCCGTTCCGATGTCAATTCTTCGCCGCAACCCCGGGCATTATTCCCCCCTGCTGCACCTCCGGCTCCGGGGGCACCTCCACCGCCATATCATTATCCGTACGGTCCGTACTCATACCCACCACCTCCATATGCTCCACCTCCAGGCACAAGGAGCGGGACTGAAGGTCCGTACCCGCTACCTTCGTACGCTCTACCTCCATATGCTCCACCTCCATACGCTCCACCTCCATATGCTCCACCTCCATACGCTCCACCTCCATATGGTCCATACCCACCACCTCCGCATGCGGCACCCACGGTTCCAAGCTCCGTCTCCGTTGAGTCTCAAAATGAAGGAGTGGAAGCGACCGAACCAAAGCGTCAAAAGAGACTTGACTGGATGATTGCGGAGGAGGAAAAACTAGTAATTTAATTAGTGTTAATGTATTTAAATATCGTGTTTTTTTCAAATAACTAACAATATTATGTTCGGGCTAGGTACATGCTTGGGTTTATCACTCAAATGGCTCTATCACCGGCAACAACCAGACCGGTTCGAGTTTTTGGGGCCAAATAGCGGAGACCTTCAACTCTACCACGGAGCCGTCCTGTCATTGCACCGTGAAGCAACTGAAGGATCATTGGAACGTGTGCAATCGCGATGTGGCCCTGTTTAATGGATACTACATCCAAGAAGAAAGAGTACGTCAGAGTGGAGCAGACGATGCAATGGTCATGGAGGGGGCAATGGTGAGGTACGAGAACGACCCGAAAGTGACGACAGCATTCAAGCGCCATCATTGGTGGAGAGCTGTTCGCCACGAACCCAAGTGGGCAGCGAAACATGGTCCTGACAGTGGATCCGATGTGAGTAGCAAGAGAACCCGCCTCGGAGTTTCGGGTGAGTACAGCTCCGGCGGAACAGAAGATACCGAGCAGGACAATGAGACTCGTCCAATAGGCCGCGATAGGGCCAAGGCGGCTAAGCGGAAGGAGAAGGCtaaggggaaggagaaggggaaggAATTCTCATCAAGTAGTGCGGTAGGAAGTAAAGCATTTGCAATGAAGAACATGTGAGGTGGCTTAGTGAAGGCTAAACTATTCAAGAAATGGAATATAATGAAGTCCCGATCAACCGCGGATATGGACGAAGCAGAAAAATGTACTCATTTCAAAGCCATCAAGATGGTGGAAAAAGAACTTGGACTAGACGAGAATTCGGAGGAGGATTAGAATTTTCTTTTAATTATTATGTATTTTTGCTATTTTTAATTGTGATGTAATTTATTCTTTTAATTATGATGTAATCGGTAATTTTTTTAGTTGAATAAAATTAGTTTATTGAATTATTTTGCGTACGTGAACAAAAGAGagtgaaataattaaatctggaaaagaaaagctgacgtggaggagagagaagtgagAGTATAgcctgtgcattggaggggtgggGTGAGAGTGAGAGTGAGAGCTGACGTGGCGGGGAGATATCTCCCCCGCCACTGGACTCAGCCTAACTATAAAACTTAAATTACTACGGCACTTTTCCATAAAAGCAACCTCACTCAGGTGgccttacgaagaaggggggcAACAGAAGGCTCATCGTCTAACTGCACATTTCCTAGCTCGCCCACCTCGAACATGGCCATTTGGAAAGCTGTCAGATACCTGGGAAGTGCAGCACTGTACATATGCTCAATTTGTGAAGCAGCGAACAACCGCATTGGATACTTCTGTGGGATTCCTGAaggatgctgctgctgctgctttggATAGCTGCTGCTTGAGCTGCTTGGCCCACTGTTGTTTGTCCTGTTGACTTTGTAGGAACTGGGATTCGGGAAGTTACAATTGCTTCTGCGGCGGCAGCTGCTGCTGCCGTAGCAACCTCTAGGCAACTGCTTTTTTGAGCCTGAAGTGCTCGCTCTATAGCTCTGACTGTTTCTGCTGCTACCTTTATATGAAGGGTTTGCAGGCAGACCCCTAAAGGAAGAGGTGGTTGTATCTTGTGTAATGCTGCAATGGCTGCAGTCAAGGAGGCTTTCTTATGCAAGAGGTCCATAGAATAATCTTTCTCTAAACGAGCTTGTCCATTGCAACGGAACTCAAGTAGACCTTCAACTGTTTGCGGATAGCGTGCACATGTAGTAAGAAACACAGCTGTTTCTGCACCAGGGGTGTTCACCTTGTTCGGCGGTACAGGATTGATGCGCAGAACTGCAAGAAGATGGATGTTATCCATGACCTTGGACATCCAGTCTGATCCATGTGGAAGTTGCTTTATAATGGCATCATACTTTGTCTTATCTTTAACCTTCAATGTCATCAGATAGTCGAACATCTTGGTGTAGATTGCTGACATCATCACTTCCCGGTAATGGCAAACATGACAAACAATGAGAGGATAATACCTTTTCTTAAACTTCCTGAGGAGAAATAGGAGATCTGCCACATCAGGATTTGGCTCAATGGAAGCATAAATGCCGTCCTGGATAATGTCAGCTACTGCCTTCATAtccttcctcctctgtttcttttccCCAATCCTTGCGACTTTTTCAAGCAGGTGTTGTTCACCTCTCAAACGCCCAGTGTGTGCAATACCAAAATCCGATGCTTTCATATTGCCATCCAAACAATACCCATGTGAATGAAGATCTGTTAGCCAACAGGTCAATGCAGCTGTACTCTTGCGAGCTTCCTCTGAGGATTTTTTGTGTGTTTTGTTGGCATCCCCTGGTACATCCACAGAAGTCACCGGTACCGCAGAATTTGCAAAAGCAAGCAATGATTCACGCCTTTCGATTGCAGGATACAAGAAAAACAGCACTCGTACAGCAGCCTACAATATAAAACCTAGTAAGACCCCAAATGAAACCAAATCCAGAGCATTTACAAGTACACTAGCAGGATTGCTGTAATAACTGCGCAAATTGCCAGTGATGATTGAGGTATTAGGTGTGTTTTATTAGAACAGCAGAATTGTAAGATTGGCCCTACACTAACATGAAACAGCATTATTCTACCAGTTAACAAGGCACAACGTCTCTTATGAGTTTCTAATCTTCTAGTTGGCTGAAGGACTTGAAATTAAGAGTTACCCCCTCCCCCCTTCTTCTCCGCCCCCAACAGTACAGCGCCTAAAAAAGACAAAAATACTCACAGGAATGCGCGATGTAGAGGGATAGGCCAAGTCAGCCGCTGCCAGCGTCGCTGATGCCGCAGTAACCGGCGGGGcatgctggctgctgctgcgcTTCTTGCGCTGCTTTTGCACGCCTGGACCCTTCGCCATCTTGACCGTAGTCGCACATGGAAACAATGACAGATTCAAGAGACTAATGATAGGTACATTGAGAAGAATCAACATCCATAAAAGACCCAAAAACTATGCTGGCAAAATAATGACCATTGCCACAGGTACATTGATAATTTAACACAAGCAAGTATATTTGATAATTCCTATTATATCATTGGTGAAGCAGTGCGCAAAAGTGCTCAATCGAGAGATGACTTGTAAAAAGCAATGGCAAGAAACAGTGAATTTCTTGGCACAATTGAAGGAGAC
Coding sequences within it:
- the LOC112878825 gene encoding uncharacterized protein LOC112878825, with product MEKKSAVLEKGEGSLSTPRADRRKEMPQGLEQQVSDLFGKLNLTAKEKNTLVLEDAEDSDLAVVNHVVIGKVLAPNPMQLQTIMSAMRPAWGNPRGLEARMVGDNLFIAEFESEFDKSRVLEGSPWYIGRQAVGRQTVILQDFNSDMRPTDVSFNEMAIWVNILNLPLGLRNEKWGFEIAGKIGKEVLKVDVDEQKRAVGKELRARVVIPLNEPLPRGVSVFSSRRQRKEWYDVVYERLPYFCFSCGIIGHSEIECPTPAMRDDKGCLPCSEKLRAPKDRRLKYQSEWHGQGDTSPRKSNSSGMWGGSGRKKMISEKSNDHNKVCNREDEDQDGNGVSSPD